From Bacteroidota bacterium, one genomic window encodes:
- a CDS encoding acetyl-CoA carboxylase carboxyltransferase subunit alpha gives MNFLDFEKPVADLIDQIEKQKQIGEKSKVDVSVAVRQLEIKLEETRKTLYSDLTPWQRVQLSRHPDRPYTLAYIDAITDKNFVELFGDRTVKDDKAIIGGFGFIDDQSVMIIGQQKGSTTKQRQYRNFGMANPEGYRKALRLMKLAEKFNKPVVTLIDTPGAYPGLEAEERGQGEAIARNLFEMSKLKVPVICIIIGEGASGGALGIGIGDRVLMLENTWYSVISPESCSSILWRSWDFKEKAAEVLKLTAEDMLSQKLIDGIIREPIGAAHTQPEKMFAIVKSEIKKHLAQLLKEDRTELVKKRIEKFCSMGVVVEK, from the coding sequence ATGAATTTTCTAGACTTTGAAAAACCGGTTGCCGATTTGATCGATCAGATCGAAAAACAAAAGCAGATCGGCGAAAAAAGCAAAGTTGATGTGAGTGTTGCCGTCCGCCAGTTGGAAATTAAGCTCGAGGAGACACGCAAAACGCTCTACTCGGATCTTACGCCATGGCAGAGAGTACAACTATCCAGACATCCCGACCGTCCATATACTCTGGCCTATATTGACGCTATCACTGATAAAAATTTCGTGGAACTCTTTGGCGACAGAACAGTCAAAGACGACAAAGCGATTATTGGTGGTTTTGGTTTTATTGATGATCAGTCGGTGATGATTATTGGTCAGCAAAAAGGATCAACCACCAAGCAACGACAGTACAGAAATTTTGGCATGGCTAATCCGGAAGGCTATAGAAAAGCCCTTCGTCTCATGAAACTTGCCGAAAAATTCAATAAACCGGTCGTTACACTTATCGATACTCCCGGAGCATATCCCGGACTGGAAGCTGAAGAACGCGGGCAAGGTGAAGCTATCGCCAGGAATTTATTTGAAATGTCAAAACTAAAAGTCCCTGTTATTTGCATCATCATCGGTGAAGGTGCATCGGGCGGAGCACTTGGAATTGGTATCGGTGACCGTGTGCTGATGCTGGAAAATACCTGGTACTCGGTCATTTCTCCTGAATCCTGCTCTTCCATTCTTTGGAGAAGCTGGGACTTCAAAGAAAAAGCCGCTGAGGTATTAAAACTAACTGCTGAAGATATGCTCAGTCAGAAATTAATTGATGGCATCATCCGTGAACCCATTGGAGCGGCACATACCCAACCCGAGAAAATGTTCGCGATTGTAAAATCTGAAATCAAAAAACACCTCGCGCAATTACTCAAAGAAGACAGAACAGAACTCGTAAAAAAACGTATTGAAAAATTCTGTTCCATGGGTGTTGTTGTGGAGAAATAA
- a CDS encoding 4-(cytidine 5'-diphospho)-2-C-methyl-D-erythritol kinase produces MISFPNCKINVGLHIVGKRSDGFHDIETIFYPVQWTDILEIVRNEEINPSVEFKSTGIRVYGPREKNLCLKAYQLLAEKYSLPPVKMHLHKIIPIGAGLGGGSSDAANTLISLNKLFRLNLSDQELESFAIELGSDCPFFIRNKAMYATEKGNIMEPISLKLKNFYIVIVKPRVHVSTAEAYAGVSPQKKSTSLKELVRLPIESWKDCIENDFEKSIFENYQGIRNIKNKLYKFGAVYASMSGSGSAVYGLFKEEKNLRAYFRSCTVWQGKLS; encoded by the coding sequence ATGATCTCCTTTCCAAATTGCAAAATCAATGTAGGACTTCACATTGTAGGAAAGCGATCTGATGGTTTCCACGATATTGAAACCATTTTTTATCCCGTTCAATGGACCGATATCCTTGAAATTGTCAGGAACGAGGAAATTAACCCATCTGTAGAATTCAAATCAACAGGCATTCGTGTTTACGGTCCGCGTGAGAAAAATCTTTGTCTCAAAGCATACCAGCTTCTGGCCGAAAAATACAGCCTGCCACCTGTAAAAATGCATTTGCATAAAATCATTCCCATCGGAGCAGGATTGGGCGGAGGATCCTCTGACGCGGCCAATACACTGATATCTTTAAATAAATTATTTCGCCTGAATCTCAGCGATCAGGAACTGGAAAGCTTTGCCATTGAACTCGGAAGTGACTGTCCATTCTTTATTCGCAACAAAGCTATGTATGCGACTGAAAAAGGAAACATCATGGAGCCAATCAGTCTGAAATTAAAAAATTTTTACATAGTCATTGTAAAGCCGCGTGTACACGTCAGTACAGCGGAAGCGTATGCAGGAGTTAGTCCGCAAAAAAAATCAACCAGCCTCAAAGAACTTGTCCGGCTTCCGATAGAGAGTTGGAAAGATTGCATTGAAAATGATTTCGAAAAAAGTATTTTCGAAAATTACCAGGGAATACGAAATATCAAAAACAAACTCTACAAGTTTGGCGCTGTTTATGCATCCATGAGCGGCAGCGGGTCAGCTGTGTATGGACTTTTCAAAGAAGAAAAAAATCTCCGCGCCTATTTTCGCAGTTGTACAGTCTGGCAAGGCAAACTTTCTTAG
- a CDS encoding sigma 54-interacting transcriptional regulator, whose product MTNPLLKIKTLGELKASGYVSKPIHEELRDNLILKLKKREKIFDSIQSYDETVIPDIERAILSRHNILLLGLRGQAKTKIARLMTGLMDEYIPYIKGSEINDDPFHPISRVSKDLIAVHGDYLEIGWLHRDERYTEKLATPDVSVADLIGDVDPIKAANLKLPYSDERVIHFGLIPRSHRGIFVINELPDLQARIQVALFNILQEGDIQIRGFKLRLPLDIQFVFTANPEDYTNRGSIVTPLKDRIESQILTHYPKDIQTSRQITLQEASITTNQKQNISSSELAENLLEQIAFEARQSEFVDPKSGVSARLTISGYENLFSSAERRMFINGEEKAGIRISDFWGVIPSITGKIELVYEGEQEGTMIVAQNLIGKAVRAQFTHYFPNPEKLKKKKEANPYQEIIDWFAAGNEIDLLNDLSEKNYKELLFSVPGLDETVKKYHPKIKGEEKLLFMEFLLHGLAEFSLLSKNNLTKGLKFKDLFSSVFRQGEE is encoded by the coding sequence ATGACAAATCCATTATTGAAAATTAAAACATTGGGTGAATTAAAGGCTTCGGGTTATGTAAGCAAGCCGATACATGAAGAGTTGAGGGATAACCTGATTTTAAAGCTGAAGAAGCGTGAGAAGATCTTTGATAGCATCCAATCTTACGATGAAACAGTCATACCCGATATAGAACGTGCGATTCTTTCCCGTCATAATATATTGCTTCTGGGATTGCGTGGTCAGGCGAAAACGAAAATCGCCCGACTCATGACAGGATTGATGGATGAGTATATTCCATACATCAAAGGCTCTGAGATTAATGATGATCCTTTTCATCCGATCAGCAGGGTTTCAAAGGATCTGATCGCTGTGCATGGCGATTATCTGGAGATCGGATGGTTGCATCGCGATGAGCGTTATACAGAGAAACTGGCGACACCGGATGTATCTGTTGCTGATTTGATAGGTGATGTTGATCCGATCAAAGCCGCTAATTTAAAGTTACCATATTCTGATGAACGTGTCATTCATTTCGGTTTGATTCCGCGATCACATCGTGGAATTTTTGTGATTAATGAATTGCCGGATTTGCAGGCAAGAATCCAGGTTGCTTTGTTTAATATTCTCCAGGAAGGAGATATTCAGATCCGTGGTTTTAAATTGCGTTTGCCATTGGATATTCAGTTTGTGTTTACAGCGAATCCGGAAGATTACACGAACCGTGGTTCCATTGTAACACCATTAAAGGACAGAATTGAAAGTCAGATCCTGACACATTATCCAAAAGATATTCAGACATCCCGCCAGATCACTCTGCAGGAGGCATCGATCACAACTAATCAGAAGCAAAATATTTCTTCTTCTGAACTGGCGGAAAATCTGCTGGAACAAATCGCTTTTGAAGCCAGACAAAGTGAATTTGTGGATCCTAAAAGTGGTGTTTCCGCGCGACTGACGATTTCGGGTTATGAAAATCTGTTTAGTTCCGCGGAGCGCAGAATGTTTATCAATGGAGAAGAAAAGGCCGGGATCAGGATATCGGATTTCTGGGGTGTCATTCCATCCATCACAGGTAAAATTGAGTTGGTATACGAAGGAGAACAGGAGGGAACAATGATTGTTGCTCAGAATCTCATTGGCAAAGCAGTCCGCGCGCAATTCACACATTATTTTCCGAATCCCGAGAAATTAAAAAAGAAAAAGGAAGCCAACCCTTACCAGGAAATCATCGACTGGTTTGCTGCCGGTAATGAAATAGATTTGCTGAATGATCTCAGCGAAAAGAATTACAAGGAACTTTTATTCTCTGTCCCGGGTCTGGATGAAACGGTAAAAAAGTATCATCCGAAAATCAAAGGAGAAGAGAAACTTCTTTTTATGGAATTCCTGCTACATGGTCTTGCTGAATTTTCTTTACTGAGCAAAAACAATCTCACTAAGGGACTTAAGTTTAAGGATCTTTTCAGTTCTGTGTTCAGGCAGGGGGAGGAGTAA
- a CDS encoding VWA domain-containing protein, translated as MLGYRFTQFTESGEEKTPFERLFEIFMQLLNYTAGDVPEALNWLNELDREYKLTNDKYTMADFIKDLKDRGFIREDENSGQFHITPKTEQAIRKSALDEIFGKMKKSRAGNHTTRFTGVGDELTSDHREFRFGDSPDQISMTDSIRNAQINHGISEFTLREDDLEVMEKEHKAQTSTVLMIDISHSMILYGEDRITPAKKVAMALAELIKTRYPKDTLDVLVFGDDAWQIEVKDLPYLQVGPYHTNTPAGIELAMNLLRRRKNPNKQIFMITDGKPSCMLERGQLYKNSFGLDRRIVNRCLNLASSCRKLKIPITTFMVAEDPYLRTFIHEFSEANGGKAYYTSLKGLGEFVLEDFEKNRKKRL; from the coding sequence ATGTTAGGATATCGATTTACACAGTTTACTGAAAGCGGGGAAGAAAAGACTCCTTTTGAGCGCTTGTTCGAGATTTTCATGCAGTTGTTAAATTATACTGCTGGTGATGTCCCTGAGGCTTTGAATTGGCTCAATGAACTTGACAGGGAGTACAAGCTAACCAATGACAAATACACGATGGCAGATTTCATCAAGGATCTGAAAGATCGTGGATTTATCCGGGAGGATGAAAACTCAGGACAATTTCACATTACACCAAAGACCGAACAGGCTATTCGAAAGAGTGCTTTGGATGAGATTTTCGGGAAGATGAAGAAATCCCGGGCCGGAAATCATACTACACGATTTACCGGAGTAGGCGATGAGCTCACCAGTGATCATCGGGAGTTTCGTTTCGGAGATTCTCCGGACCAGATCTCCATGACGGATTCCATTCGTAATGCGCAGATCAATCATGGTATCTCAGAATTTACGCTGAGGGAAGATGATCTTGAAGTGATGGAAAAAGAGCATAAAGCTCAAACCTCCACCGTTTTGATGATTGACATTTCGCATTCCATGATTTTGTACGGTGAAGACCGAATTACACCGGCTAAAAAAGTGGCTATGGCATTGGCCGAACTCATCAAAACCCGTTACCCCAAAGACACACTGGATGTTTTGGTATTTGGTGATGATGCCTGGCAAATTGAAGTGAAAGACCTTCCGTATTTACAGGTAGGACCTTATCATACCAATACACCTGCAGGTATTGAACTCGCGATGAATTTACTCCGTCGTCGTAAAAATCCGAACAAACAGATTTTTATGATTACGGATGGTAAACCGAGTTGCATGCTGGAACGCGGACAATTGTATAAAAACAGTTTTGGTTTGGACCGCAGAATTGTGAATCGTTGTCTGAATCTTGCCAGTTCCTGCAGAAAGCTAAAAATTCCCATTACCACTTTCATGGTGGCCGAGGATCCTTACTTGCGGACCTTCATCCATGAATTTTCAGAAGCCAATGGCGGGAAAGCGTATTATACTTCATTAAAAGGACTTGGTGAATTTGTGCTTGAGGATTTTGAGAAGAACAGGAAAAAGAGACTCTGA
- a CDS encoding UvrD-helicase domain-containing protein, protein MKEYLRLVLQNPDEFRHILAITFTNKAAGEMKERIISSLVELSQGKGGNMRELMEDELPGRNLSAQADKALKNILHDYSSFAVSTIDSFFQRLLRSLAREMHLPLRLEVEINLDDAIAEVTDRLLKDVGTDKDLKEWLSDLLIQKMDEAKGWNIENDIAQVAKELFRDRQEESKVLTREEIRKIYKELVLIRTSFESKMSALGTQAAQHIRNAGLEIADFAYGKSGVISYFEKLKAKNSPDDYVMKQRALDALESSEKWVTKKSARRDEVLSVVENHLLSLLHSAASLVEQEYKIYLSAFEALRRIYVFGIYNDLLKKFSEYRNENNVILLADTTRLLSEVITGQDAPFIYEKIGNRYKHLLIDEFQDTSVLQWKNLLPLVINSLGSGNMALVVGDAKQSIYRWRGGNMQLLVKNIFEDLKQFKSIFKEEVLATNFRSKKNIVEFNNKLFLSAPDILGKNLGMDSHPLLKMAYAEDLAQHVAYKNNSGGYVSIKFIDNEEESSFSEEVSTRKWKEIARDLTRDKIRELLDSGYRFRDIAILVRGNQDGNEMANYLFDNDIKNVISPDSLLIQKAPQIRFIISIFRFLADPTDAVSRSEILFYYLQRQKDKSGIHLHTIFADHFSSGTKKKQSATGLFDTLAFTDNLFNKTLPADFIDHVLFLSKLPVYELSEQLIRIFELNKSPDAYIQRFQDLILEYNTKFITSLHGFLEWWNESPSVKNCSVIIPENENAIRIMTIHGSKGLQFPVVLMPFCEWKLTPKSNELLWAESDVQPYAEMGHVAVLTSNRLKETVFKDSYEEELNQTIIDNLNLLYVAFTRAEEQLLVYLPETGEGEMNSVSRLIKQLIPVLDLEQGETNHYQTKDSQTILKTTRKKESESGKVISEKLKHYPSNRWQEKISVSSKAKNLSDITEDKQLKKKNYGILVHDILSRIRKPEEVEKAVQAVIYEGIISEKEKEILVKQIEELLEMKEIAGFFDSSWEFMNEREIILPDGRLLRPDRVIYNKTETKIIDFKTGKKQKSHADQVNEYGNTLSQMSYPGIRKFLVYIAEKEVVEVT, encoded by the coding sequence GTGAAAGAATACCTTCGTTTGGTACTGCAGAATCCTGATGAATTCAGGCATATTCTTGCTATTACCTTCACCAACAAGGCGGCAGGAGAAATGAAAGAAAGAATCATTTCGTCCCTTGTCGAATTAAGCCAGGGCAAAGGCGGTAACATGCGCGAACTCATGGAGGATGAATTGCCTGGCAGAAATCTTTCTGCACAGGCAGATAAGGCCCTGAAAAATATCCTCCACGATTACAGCTCATTTGCTGTCAGTACCATCGACAGCTTTTTCCAACGATTGCTTCGTTCACTTGCAAGAGAAATGCACCTGCCACTTCGGCTCGAAGTTGAAATCAACCTCGATGACGCGATCGCTGAAGTTACGGATCGGTTATTAAAAGATGTCGGTACCGACAAGGATCTTAAGGAATGGCTCAGCGATTTGCTGATTCAGAAAATGGATGAAGCGAAAGGCTGGAATATTGAAAACGATATCGCCCAGGTAGCAAAAGAACTTTTCAGAGATCGTCAGGAAGAATCAAAGGTCCTTACACGTGAAGAGATCAGGAAAATTTATAAAGAACTGGTGCTGATTCGAACATCCTTCGAATCGAAAATGAGTGCTCTGGGAACCCAGGCAGCACAGCACATCCGGAATGCGGGTCTGGAAATCGCCGATTTCGCTTATGGCAAAAGTGGCGTTATTTCCTATTTCGAAAAACTGAAAGCAAAAAACAGTCCGGATGACTATGTAATGAAACAACGTGCTCTGGACGCGTTGGAATCATCCGAGAAATGGGTAACGAAAAAATCAGCCCGACGGGATGAGGTTCTTTCTGTTGTTGAAAATCATCTGCTTTCCCTGCTCCATTCAGCTGCTTCTCTTGTTGAACAGGAATACAAAATATATCTGAGTGCATTTGAGGCTTTGCGAAGAATCTATGTGTTCGGAATCTACAACGATCTTTTGAAAAAATTCAGCGAATACAGGAATGAAAACAATGTAATTCTTCTCGCTGACACTACACGACTGCTTTCAGAGGTTATCACCGGACAGGATGCGCCATTCATCTATGAAAAAATTGGTAACCGTTACAAACATTTGCTGATCGATGAATTCCAGGATACATCTGTTCTGCAATGGAAAAACCTCCTGCCCTTGGTGATTAATTCACTGGGAAGCGGAAACATGGCTTTGGTTGTAGGCGATGCGAAACAATCCATTTATCGGTGGCGCGGTGGAAATATGCAATTGCTTGTAAAAAATATTTTCGAAGACCTCAAACAGTTCAAATCAATTTTTAAAGAGGAAGTACTTGCGACCAATTTCAGAAGTAAAAAAAATATAGTTGAGTTCAATAATAAGCTCTTTCTTTCAGCTCCCGACATTCTTGGGAAAAATCTGGGTATGGATTCCCATCCATTGCTCAAAATGGCCTATGCCGAAGATCTTGCACAGCATGTCGCGTATAAAAACAACTCGGGAGGTTACGTTAGTATCAAATTTATAGATAATGAGGAAGAAAGTTCCTTTTCAGAAGAAGTAAGTACACGTAAATGGAAAGAAATAGCCCGGGACCTAACTCGTGATAAAATCCGGGAACTCCTGGATTCAGGCTATCGATTCAGGGATATTGCTATTCTGGTACGTGGTAACCAGGACGGAAATGAAATGGCCAATTATCTTTTTGATAACGATATTAAAAATGTCATTTCCCCTGACTCTCTACTCATTCAGAAAGCTCCTCAAATCCGCTTTATCATCAGTATCTTCCGTTTCCTTGCCGATCCGACAGATGCAGTTTCGAGAAGCGAAATTCTGTTCTATTACCTCCAAAGACAAAAGGATAAATCAGGAATTCATCTGCACACAATTTTTGCCGATCATTTTAGTTCAGGGACAAAGAAGAAACAGAGCGCGACAGGTCTGTTTGACACACTCGCTTTTACCGATAACCTTTTCAATAAAACTCTTCCCGCGGATTTTATTGATCATGTACTTTTTCTCAGTAAACTTCCGGTTTATGAACTTTCCGAACAACTGATCCGGATTTTTGAATTGAATAAATCTCCGGACGCATACATCCAGCGTTTCCAGGATCTGATTCTTGAATACAATACGAAATTCATCACCAGTTTACACGGGTTCCTTGAGTGGTGGAATGAAAGTCCTTCCGTGAAAAATTGCTCCGTAATTATTCCTGAAAATGAAAATGCCATTCGCATCATGACCATTCATGGATCTAAAGGATTGCAATTCCCTGTAGTATTGATGCCTTTCTGTGAATGGAAATTGACTCCCAAAAGCAATGAACTCCTTTGGGCTGAATCGGATGTCCAACCTTACGCTGAAATGGGACACGTCGCTGTACTCACTTCCAATCGCTTGAAAGAAACTGTTTTCAAAGACTCTTACGAAGAGGAACTGAATCAAACCATTATCGATAATTTGAATCTTCTCTATGTCGCATTCACACGCGCTGAAGAACAATTGCTTGTTTATCTTCCGGAAACCGGCGAAGGAGAAATGAACAGCGTCTCACGTTTGATTAAACAACTCATCCCTGTTCTTGACCTTGAGCAGGGTGAAACAAACCATTACCAAACAAAAGATTCCCAAACTATTCTCAAGACTACCCGGAAAAAGGAATCCGAATCCGGTAAGGTAATTTCAGAAAAATTAAAACATTACCCATCCAACCGCTGGCAGGAAAAAATATCCGTTTCCTCCAAAGCTAAAAATCTCAGCGATATCACTGAAGACAAGCAATTAAAAAAGAAGAACTATGGTATTCTGGTACATGACATCCTGAGTAGAATTCGTAAACCAGAGGAAGTAGAGAAAGCTGTGCAAGCAGTAATCTACGAAGGCATCATTTCAGAAAAAGAAAAGGAAATCCTTGTAAAGCAAATTGAAGAATTACTGGAGATGAAAGAAATTGCGGGATTCTTTGACTCCTCATGGGAATTCATGAATGAACGGGAAATCATTCTCCCCGATGGTCGTTTGCTGCGACCTGACCGGGTAATCTATAACAAGACAGAAACGAAAATTATTGATTTCAAAACCGGTAAAAAACAAAAATCCCATGCGGATCAGGTAAACGAATACGGTAACACCTTGTCGCAAATGTCTTATCCCGGAATTCGTAAGTTCCTTGTATATATCGCCGAAAAAGAAGTAGTTGAAGTAACATAA
- a CDS encoding response regulator: MLNSNKLKLTLVDDDAQMSEMLKDFFSGRFPASVISSYPTGELALQGMFEAPDLIVLDYHLDSADPTAMNGLQVLKKIKEQFPDVPVIFLSGQEKAEIAANTMKYGAYDYVVKNESAFHRLEILTNNILGHAHLKKNLGAQKFFNRLLALLVLALIVGMIVNKFLG; encoded by the coding sequence ATGCTTAATTCCAATAAACTGAAACTGACACTCGTCGACGACGACGCCCAAATGAGTGAAATGCTGAAAGATTTCTTTTCCGGCAGATTTCCTGCTTCTGTCATTTCAAGCTATCCTACCGGTGAACTGGCCTTACAAGGCATGTTCGAAGCACCGGACCTTATTGTACTCGATTATCATCTTGATTCAGCCGACCCTACTGCCATGAATGGCCTGCAGGTTTTGAAAAAAATAAAAGAACAGTTTCCGGATGTTCCCGTGATTTTTCTTTCGGGTCAGGAAAAAGCCGAGATCGCTGCGAATACCATGAAATATGGAGCCTATGACTATGTGGTGAAAAATGAAAGTGCTTTTCACCGACTTGAAATTCTGACCAATAACATTCTTGGACATGCGCACCTCAAAAAAAATCTGGGTGCACAAAAATTTTTCAATCGATTACTTGCTTTGTTAGTATTGGCCCTGATAGTCGGAATGATTGTCAATAAATTTTTGGGCTGA